The genomic window GTCAATCCTTGGTTACCCTCGAGAAAGTGTTGGAGAGTTGCTTTCATAAACTGCTGCATGTTGatggttgacccataatgccatattggagggaattccaggatttttgatcCAGCGACATTAAAATAATGGCAACTGGCTTGTCAGGGCACTCTTAGGTGGTggccttgtcctcctagatggaagtagtcgtgggtttgggaggtgctacCTGAGTATCCTTCACGAGTTCCTGCAGTTCATCTTGAAGATGGTACTAAGCATCGGtggtggatgtttgtgaatgtgatgccaatgaaacaggctgctttgtcctgcatggtatTAAGCAGCTTGACCATCATTgaagctgcccccatccaggtaAGAGGGGAGtgttccattgcactcctgacttgtgccttttagttggtggacaggctttggggagttaggaggtgggTTACTCATTAGTGTTCTTAGCTTCTGActtgttgtagccactgtgtttgtgactagtccagttgaatttctggtcagtggtaacacTTTGAAAATAAAGGGGCAATGGTGAGATGGTtattgactggcatttgtgtggggcaaattttgttttccatttgtcAGCTCAAGCTTGGATATCGTACAGGCttattgtatttgaacatggagtgCTTTGATATTATAGCTCCCCCAGTAGTGCTGAACATTGGAGCAGTCATCACCCAACATCTTTATCTCTTTTTATGATGGAGTGAAGTCATTGAAGCATCTGGAGATGATTGGGCCCAGGACCTGAGCAACTCTCTTGCAGAcgtgtcctggagctgagtttACTGAGCTTCAACGATCACAGCCATTTtcatatgtgccaggtatgattccaaccagtggagagtttatTCCCTGATACCGattcattccagttttgcttaGGCTCCTTGATGCAACACTTGTTCAAATGTGGCttaaatgtcaagggctgtcactctgtCACCTCCATCTCAGCtattttgtccacatttgaaccaaggctgtagtgagatCAGGAGGTGACCTGACTCTGGGTGTCACtcagcaggttactgctgagcaggtactgtttgatagcactgcAATCACTTTACTGATCAAGAATAGACTGGGGTGTTAATTGGTCAGGTTGgtcttgtcctgctttttgtgtacattagtgagccaggtgggtttttctgataattgacaatggttttgtggtcatcagtagattcttaattccacatttttattgaattcaaattttgccatctaCTGTGGTGGGTTTTAACTTCGGGTCCTTGGAatatttgctgagtttctggattaatagtccagcaataatatcactgggccatcaTCTCCATCATGCGCACATATAAGATTTTTGAAAATGTTGTATaaagaacttttttaaaaaaaggtgtacAGGACATTTAATTTTATAATTAGAGCATGGAAaacaaaaaagattttttttagaagAAAACACTTGTACCTGGCTTTGGTATTGTGGCCAATAATGGGCAGCATGCTTTAGAAACATTTTCAAGATCTTGGAGATGGTatagaggaagtttacaagaattgGACCACGGATGAATACTTAAGTTGCATGAAATGACAGGGAAAACTGGagagaggtaataggaactgcagatgctggagaatctgagataaccagctgtagagctggattaacatagcaggccaagcagcagcataggagcaggaaagcttggcattttgggcctagaccctccttcagaaatgggggaggggaagggggttctgagataaatagggagagaacgggaggcggatagaagatggatagaggaaaagaaaggtggagatgagacagactggtcaaggaggcggggatggagccagtaaaggtgagtgtaggtggggaggtaaggaggagataggtcagtacagggaggaccgtcaggtcaagggggcaggatgaggtcagtaggtaggaagaTGGGGataggggataggtgggaggaaggacaggttagggaggcggggactggctgggctggttttgggatgcagtgggggaaggggagattttgaagattgtgaagtccacattgataccatcgggctgcagggttcccaagcggaatatgagttgctgttcctgcaaccttcgggtagcatcgttgtgacactgcaggaggcccaggatggacatgtcgtctgtgaaatgggagggggagttgtagtTGCtcagtgcgaaccgagtgtaggtgttccgtaAAGTGGTCCTCGagcctacgcttggtttccccgttGTAGACAAGGCCACaataggaacagcggatgcagcataccacattagcagatgtgcaggtaaacatcttgatgtggaaagtcatcttggggcctgggatgggggtgagggggaaggtgtaggggcagttgtagcacttcctgcggatgcagggaaaagtaccggaTGTGGTAGGGCctgaagggagtgtggagtggataagggagtcactgagagagtggtccctctggaagttctcctccttgtcctcaccctcaacaacttctctttcaattcccagacaaagggggtagccatgggtgcctgcatgggcccaagctatgcctgcttttTTGTAGGTTTATGTggagcaatccctcttctgtacctccCACggaccctaaaccccacctcttcctccgttacattgatgaatgtatcagcgccgcctcgtgctcccatgaggagctcgaacagttcatgcatttcaccagcaccttacaccccaacTGTAAGTTCATCTgtaccatctctaatacctcgctctccttcctggacctctctgtctccatctccggcaaccacctagaaaccgatatccacttcaagcccaccgactcccacagctacctagaacactaCTACTAccccccaccttcctgcaaaaatgccatccgctattcccaactccttcacctccgctgcatctgcttccaggatgaggcattccactcctgtatatctcatgtcctcatttttcaaggactgcattttcaaagaccgcaaccccaaccccccagtggtcgagaatgccctcgaccgtgtctcccgcatttcccgcaataacaaccaaatcagaatccccctcgtccttgggtaccaccccaccaaccaccggatctaacgcatcatcctcccacacttctgccatctgcaatctggccccaccatcaaagacattttttcctccccacccttatctgccttccggagggactactctctccgtgactctcttgtccgctccacactcccctccaccccaaccacacctggcacttttccctgcatccgcaggaagagctacaactgcccctacaactcccccctcgcccccatcccaggccccaagaagactttccacatcaagcagatgttcacctgcacatctgctaatgtggtatattgcatccgctgtacccattgtggcctcctctacatcgggggaaccaagcggagacttaggtgcactgcaaagcggtccccatgctcagttcgcactaaaacACTGCACCTCCGGGTTGCGAACgattttcaactccccctcccattcctcagacgacatgtccatcctgggcttcctgcagcaccacaacgatgccacccaaaggtagcaactcgtattccacttgggaaccctgtagccaagtggtatcaatgtggacttcacaagcttcaaaatctcccctccccctagtgcatcccaaaaccagcccaactcgccCACGCCTCCTTTAACCTGTCCttactcccacctatcccctcctcccacctcaagacccactcccatctcctacctactaacttcatcccgcccccttgacctgttggtcctccccggactgaccgatatcctccctccttccccacctacgctcaccttttactggctccatccctgcctcctcgactggtctgtctcctctccatctatcttctcccctatccatcttcaatccgcctccccctctatccctatttatttcagatcccccttccccctcccccatttccaaagaagggtataattttcctgctcctatgatggtgcttggcctgctgtgttcatccaggtgtacaccttgttatctaggaaaaaCTGGACTTGTTTTCCTTTGGAGCAGATAGTTTTAAATGGCGATTTGCATTCAAGCATTCAAAATTGTAAAGGTTTTCTTAGATAAGGCAACAGTTTGTAGCTGACAAAGGAGTCAGTAACTAGAGCATAATGATTTAAAATTCTTTTCAAATGAAATAAGAGACGatgaatttttttgtttaattgaagAACATTGTTATTTGGAATACACTTACTGTAAGTGTGGTGGAAATAAGAATAAATTTGAAAATTGAATTGAGTAAATAAATGAATGGGGAAAGATTTGCAGAGAAGatttgaaagaagaaaagaatggaTCTTATTGGGTCGCTCTCAGAATAGTGATATTTAATGGATACAAATGAATTCAAAGATGTCTTTACAGCCATTTCTGAACTCTTCTTTGttctcttgcatttcctgaatAAAACATCTTTCTTCCATCCCAATGGATAAACTGTTATGAAACTTGTAGCCAGTGGAATTTTTTTCAAACACAACTGTGTTTTGTTATAGCTTAACACTGTGCAATTTGATAGTTTAAAACATGGAATGCCATGTCTCTCAATTGCAACAATTGAAGCTAAGCTTACATTTGTTTGCTTAAAGGTACGTAATGTATGCAATAGAAGCATGTTTTTATTTTGTAGAGACATGATGCCGCAAAAGACAAATTACAGTATTGCTGGTGAGTAAGCAATTCCACTTTTAATCATTCAtttcaataactttttttttggcaGGTTTTATATCTATTCATTTGGAAGTGATGCATTCTGACATAATAGCATAATAGAGACCACATAATATAGAATGAGGGGAAAGTTTTCAACTTTCTTTACATTCCACTTACCATTTTATTTAGATTATTTGCATTTCTCATCTGCCTTTTACTTCATGTTCATTGTTCTGTACTTTTGTGCTAAAATGCTTTAGGTTTGAGGTTGTAAACATGCTCACTGAACCAGTagatttggttgcaaatgttttgtcagcctgctaggtaacatcatcagtgcgcctctggtgatgCACcgatgttctgtcctgcttgttatttatatgccttggtttgccaGGACGGTTGGTATtccttccagttttgtttctcagtggtttgtacgcCAGGTCtatttcaatgtgtttgttgatggagttctggttggaatatcaggcctccaggaattccctggcgtctCTCTCTGGCTTGTGAGCTCATCATTGTGTCATCCCAGTCAAAGTTGTGTCCTtcgttgtctgtgtgtagtgagacaagtgagaattggtcatgtctcttggtgattagtcagtgtgtgtgtatccgtTTAGTCAATTTTCCTCTGGTTTGGCCTGTATAATGTTTCTCAAAGTCCTTGCATAGTATTTTGTctattaccccagttttgctggttttgagtATGGGATCCTTttcattcatcagtagctgtcgtagggtggttgtcagtttgtgggctactctgatacctggGGGGCTGAGTAGTcgtgtggtcatctctgaaatgtccttgatgtatggtagtgATTCTAGTCATTAGGTGTTTTCCTGTttgtggtctgtcttggaggTAACAGTGGAACATCTTCAACACAGAAGAGATAACAGACTCATGGACAAAGTACAacagaccatcagacagacaATAGTTGGGACTATAAACTAACACCgaaaaaggaaaatggaatgcaTAAGAGAGGAAAGCCCTGGAAAGACCCAAGAAAAAGCAGGAACATAATCTTACCTGCGCACAATGGAAGCACGACAGTAATCTTCAATAGAACCCAATAAGTCAAGAAAGCTAACGTAGTGCTAGGAGATACTGATACCTACCAGCGGATGGCAATAGACTTGACACCATTGCTGGGAAACAGGATTACAATGAACTCGAAGAAATTACAGAACTCCGGagacatcagcaagacagactaccaaaaaaaCGAAACCAGCCAACACCACCTGATTCTACAGACTCCCAAGATAGACAAATCGGGGAGTCTCCCTCGGACCCATTGTTTCAATGCTAGGTACACTAACATATAGATTTGCCCAGAAACTACCTAAGAAATTTAAAATACTTAGGGGACAACACTACCTACTCCACCCAgccagcccaagaattcctcaatatcATCAATGACACCAGAACAGATGAAGACGAGATGATGCTGATGATATCCTTCGACGTAACAGCGCTGTTTTGCTCCGTAAACATTGACCTAACCAAATaaacaattgccacactgctaaATGAATCAAGTAAGCAGACAACTCAGGACACCACCAACATCAACAGGGACACCACCATGAAACAACTAGATTTGTGCCTCTCAACACACTTCCCCTTCAACAGCATATACAAAGTGAATGTATggacacatgaacaccaactagccaccaagagacatgatcaattctcacttgtcttacTACACACAGACAACAAGGGACATAAAATTGACTAACATGTCGATAgtcctgtgtacaaaccactgaggaacaaaactggaaataataccaaccaccccagcaaacctgAGGCATAGAAACAACAAGCGGGACAAAACAttgatgcttcaccggaggcgcacggATGATGTTACCTACCAGGGTGATGaaatttgcaaccaaacccaccagcttggcAAGCGTGACTACAACGTCATGCACaacctgagcaacaaatcttctcaagcTTTTAAATGCTTTAGATTTGTTGCAAATATCTTTAGTATGTGTCTAATTCTAAATGCTTTCTCCATGCTTGTATGATTGCATCATTGTGACTTGCTCATTTGTCTGTTCAGACGCTTTGTATACATTTGACTGGCCAGCTCATGAACGCTGTAAATGAAATAAGGATCTGACTAGCCACACTGTGCGGATAGGAAAATGCGTTTGCTTATCGAAGCCAAATTTCAGATTCTCACCCTATTTTGCTTAAGCCATAGGAGAGGGGATTTTAAGCTTTAGGTTGTATTTAATAGGAGAAGCGATTTAAAAATGAAGTGAGAGAttgtttttgaaatatttcatttttatttctgttttgtttgaacCTGGGGTTACAATATAGAGAAATGTAAGTAGAAGATTTTGTAAGGAACTTGTGCTCCTATCAGAGGCCCTGTGTGCTGCTCTAGGCTTACTGGCAAATCTATCAGCAGGAGATTCAGGAGCGAGGGTATACAGAGAAGAAGGATAGTGGTAATAAAGAGGAAAAGTGATAAGATAGTGAGAGAGGCAAGCGGGCTGAGAAAGGAGGAAACCGAAGCCTAAAAGTCCACTCACTTCTGATCCCCCATGCTCAAAGCCAGCATGGTGTATTACCAACTAGAAATGACCCATGGTCCACATGAGTTAAATGTAACTGCTTAGCTCAATCCGAATTACTGCCTCATTTCCTGTTAATCATGAATTGAGGCCAATTCTCTTTGCAGATCTGCTTCTGAACCATAAGCACAAAAGTTGGCTTTTTTTTAAGGTTTACTGctttccattttctaatggtaATTTCTATGAACTATTCAAACAATTAattttttgcttttaaatttttttttttggttaagtTCATGTTGAGGATTGTGGCAGTCCTTATCTTTTTGTAGTTTGGTTATTGGCCTCCTGTGGAAGAGAGAAATTTAAATGTGATGCTATCCCATGCAAAAACCTGGCCGTTCCAATTTAGCTGATACTGTTCCTTATTTTGTTTTAGGAAAAAATTATCTTGTCAAGTTACTTACTTGTTTAAGGTCTATTGAGCATGTTGGcagtttgtttcatttcagcACATCTGAATTGTATGTTGCTGTGAATACCAGATCAGTATTTCTAATTTCTGAAGTTGTGTGAAATTTTCTTCACCCTTCCAATGAGGGATGTCTTTGACTCTAGTAAATCTCTACTGTTGGTACACTAAGCAGATAAATCCCTTTTAAAAGTCTTGTACTAGACTGTTGTAATTTTCTAGCCAATTCTGCTGTCCAGACTATAGTGATGAAGTATTTCTATATCACAGTAGAATTCATTTAATGAGAATCAACATAGTTCAGCAAGTACCCCAAACTATTCATTTCCATAGGCCTCACTGTTTGTTCTGCCATGCCCTCTGCTTTGGTTGAAAATTTTGCATCCCTTCGATGTGACTTTTGTGTTCTTGTGCAAATTGGATTTAAGTCCTCTGTTAGAAGCAGATTTTACACTTGAGGTTGGTCCTTTATGCTCCATCTACCTATGTATACTTACGTTAAGTATAGTCTGAATCAGACATTTCTTCTGGGTGACAAAATACTAATTCTTTGTATCTTTTCCACACAAAGGAATGGATGCCCTGCTTCATGCACCTCTTCGAACGCCATTGCAACAAATTGAGGTAAATCAGCATTTGTCTTTGCAAGTACTGGTGTATGTTTAGGATTGTACCTATAACTGTGAAGCTAAACAGTTTGCCTTCAGTCATGTGAGCAGGAAGAATTATGCTTGTATGTTTTATATCTGTGATTGAATTTACAAACAACTTTATGCAAGCATGTTTGTATTAATTTAGTCTGATTCTCATACTGAAGTTACAGCAATTTTATAAAAGGTGAGGTTCTTTTTTGGCAAATATGTGTTCCGTTTCCATTTTGATACTTTAAAATCAAGAACAGCATTTTCAAGCAAAATGTCCAATATTTGAGTCTTAATGTAATTGTCTTCCCATTTTTAAACAGCACTGTCAACACATTGAGACTGTCAGTAAACATCAAAGTTTCCCCATGTCTGGGGTTGAAATACAAGGAGATCTTGAAGAGCCAGTCCAGTCTTCTGAAATGAAAGCTGCAATTACACTTTCTAAAAAAATTGACTTCAAATCTTTTTTGACTGGAATTGATTCTACAGAACCAATACATACTCCTGCCTGTTTTGACAGTGAAAAGGAGAATGCTAATAAGTCCTGCAGCTCTATCGGAAAAAATGAAGTTCCAAAACAGCAAAAGACAATAGATTTTAAAACATTCTTAAATAGCATAAAGCAGAGTGATGCTGACCGCAATAAAATGGTGTCAATGGCTTCCATTTTTGAGGAACAAATCTTGAAACCAGCAGACAATggtattcttccagcttgtggaACAGTTAAAAATGTTGAAACAACAAATAACTTAGTaatgaaatttaattcaaataaCAATTTAGATTCAAACAAAACTGTGCAGTTTCTGGATCAGGACAACGATATGGAGCTTACCAGAAGCCACACCGTTGCTATTAATCATTTTGCCTTGGGAAATGCTACCACTCTTCATTCAACAACAGTACCTAACAATGTAGAGGCCATAGGTAGTGAAAGCTCAACGCACTCTTCCTTTCTTCAAGATAAAACTGTTATATTTTCTGGAGAAGATTATATGGATATGACCAGATGTCATACTGCTCCTATTGATGTCAGGAAGGTAGAGCACCTCACAAATCAAAATCAACTGACCTCTGTCGCAATTCAAGAAAAAGATAAATCGATGCTGTCCTCTTTTATTCCTAATGAAGACAAAATATTCTCAGATAACAGACGTTGTGGCAAGATTAGTCAAAGTGAGGCTTTAGTTGCAAGTACACTGACCTTCAAATCTATGCCTGTTTCGTCATCTTTTCCCAGTGATAAAACCATCGTATTTTCAGAAGCAAATGATATGGATATAACTAAAAGTCACCTCATCACAATTGACAGTGGAAGTCTTGGGCAAGTTAGAAATGAAGTGAAGTGTTCAGATAAAAATACTTGGCGACAAAGTACTTCTGGATCTGTCTCATCATTTGGTAAGAATGACAGAACAATAGTATTTGCAGAAGTAAATGATATGGACATAACTGAAAGCCATACAGTCATGATTGACAACGGAAACATTGCTCAAGTGAaaaatgaaacatcagcttcaaCAAAATTGATTTCAAAGTGGAGTACAGTTGGGCCCTTTTTGTCATCTTTTCCCAGTGACAAGGCAATGTTATTTTCTGAAGTATATGATGTAGACATCGCGAAAAGTAATTCAGTCCCAACTGAATATGGAAAACTTAGGGCAGTTGCAAACAGGACAGTGGGTTCAAATTCTTCTTTTCCAAGTGATAGAACTGTGGTATTTTCTGATGCAAATGATATGGACATCACAAAAAGTCGTACAGTTCAAATTGACAGTGGAAATCTTGGACAAGTTACAAATGGAACATTGGCTCCGAAGAAACTGTCCTTGAGACACAGTACTGTTGAATCTGCTCTGTCTTCTTTTCCCAGTGATAAGACCGTGGTATTTTTGAAAGCAAATGATATGGACATTACCAAAAGTCTTACAGTTGCAATTGAGAGCGAAAACCTTGGGGCTGTTGCAAGGCCCATTGCAGGTCTAGACAAGAAGACTTGCATTGAGAATAGATCCGCATCTGTTCTGTCCTCTTTTACCAATGATAAGACTTTGGTATTTTCGGAAGCAAATGATATGGATATAACCAAGAGTCATCCCTTCACAACTGACGATGGAAACTTTGGGCAAGTTACAAATGAAGCATTAGCTTTCACTAAAATGCCTTCCAAACAGACTGTCCCTGAGTCTACAGCGTCCTTTCAGGCTAATAAAACTATTGTGTTTTCAGAAGCAAATGATATGGATATAACAGAAAGCCACACTGTTGCGATTGAGAGTGGAAATCTTAGACACATTCCAAATGAACCATTGGAATCAGTGAAACTAACTTCAGCTGAGAATACTGCGGCATCTGCTCAACCACCTTTTTCCAGCAAAACAACCCTGGTGTTTTCAGAAACAACTGACATGGACCTCACCAAAAGCCATACAGTCGTAACTGAGAATGAAAACCTTGGGCTTGTTGAAAGGCCCGTAGTGGGTTCAGATAAGATTTTTGCTGAGAATGCATCCACGTCTGCTCTGTCGTCTTTTCCCAATGATAAGACCTTGGTGTTTTCAGAAGCAAACGATATGGATATAACTAAAAGCCATACTGTTACAATTAATGGAGGAGACCTTGGACAAGTTACAAATGAAACATTAGGTTTTCGAAAAATGACTTCTAAACCTCATGTGTCTCAGTCTATTTCATCCTGTTTTGGTGATAAGACTCTTGTCTTTTCAGAAGCAAATGATATGGACATCACAAAAAGTCATACAGTTGCAATTGAGAGCGAAAACCTGGTGGCTGTTGCAAGACAAAATGTGGGTTCGGATAAAAAAATGTCCATTGAGAATGCCTCAGTGTCTGTTCTGTCATCATGTCCTAATGATAAGACCTTGGTATTTTCAGAAGCAAACGATATGGATATAACTAAAAGCCATACTGTTACAATTAATGGAGGAAATCTTGGGCCTGTGGTAAATTGGACAGAAGGTTTATGTACACCTTTTCCTAGAGATAAGACATTAGTATTTTCTGACACAAATGATATGGACATCACAAAAAGCCATACAGTTCCAATTATCAGTGGAAGTATTGGGAAAGTTGGAAATGAAGATTTGAGTTCGCCGAGAATGATTACCAAACTGACGGATGCTGACTGTTCTCTCTTATCCTTACCCAGAGATAAATTCACAAGGTCTTCAGAAGCAGATGGCATAGACATAACCAAAAACCGTACGGCTGCCACTGAGTGTGATGGATCTGTATCAGTTATAAACGAGTCATTAGGTTCGGTTATCATGACTTCCAGATTCACTGCTCatgagtctgttctgccactATTCACCAATGATAAGATTCCAGTCTCTGAACAAGATACACCAGTTAAAAAAATTGATGGCACGTCCATTTCCAGTAAGTATGATGTTTCCAGTAATCACAACCTTTTCCAGTTGGAGCTTGAAAAGGGACAAAAAGGTTCTGGTAACCATCCAAGCAATATAGAATTTGTCAACATAAAACCTGCAGTTGAAAACGCTCTGTCTAATATTAATCAAGCTGTCCATACACTTGGTACTTCTGATCCTTTAACCAGGAACATGGAAATCACTGTCCTAAATACAGAAGGTGACGCAGAGAAAGATGGAGAACATGTCAGTTCACTGTGTGTACGTGAAAAGATAAATGGGAAAGAAATCAAAGAATCTGCATTTTCTATGGGGAACTCTTCGGATTCTATCCTGAAAGGTAACAATGACCTTGAAGCTGAGGAAATATCGTGCCTGGTCAATCAAAGtagtgaggcatcttctgaagaacTAGTTGGGCATCAAGTTGATGGTACCCAAACTGGAAATATGGATGATGTAACTGAATTTGAAAATACAGCCAATAAAAATATGGGACATAATCAATCCAGAAAGTCAAGTCTTGCTAACATGCAATCACTTCAAAAATTGAACACTGTGACCAATGTAACTTATGACACTTTTTCAGAAAAGCCTCCAGTGGGTGAAAAAGGTTCTACAAATTGTCAAACCTGGGATGCAAAGTCACGACTTTTGAAGCAAAGTTCGCTTTTTAAGGGCACATTTAAATTCAATCTTTCTCTAGGAATCTTTCCTCCTAAATTGCCTAGTAGAGAAAATTTGTACAAAGCTGTAAATTCAAATCATCAGGATGTCGCAAAATCATTAGGAGACCATCTTGGTTCTGACTCACTTCTGAGTACAATGTACAAACCAAACAAATTTAAAGTAGATTCAGATATATTAAGACCTAATATTGACCCTAAAAAAACCCCAGGCCTCCAGAACAAAAGCCAAGCAACTGATCGTGACAACATAGAAAAAGTATTTGATCAATCTGAGCCATCGGTCTCCTTGAAGTCCAGTGATATGAACTGCCTCTCTAACTCTGAACAACTTGGAAAAGAAGATTCATCTACTTCTGAACAGGATGAGAATGCTGTAAGTTGCCAAGGTCTTGGAGGTTTGAAAATTATGAAATCAGTAGAAGAAAAGCTTTACCATAAACGAGCATGGAATGAAGAGGAGAAGAACAGAAATTCATGCAgcagaaagaaaatgagaaatttgCATCCTGAAGATACTGATTCTTCAAGCCAAAAGGTAACTGAAAAAATTGCACAAGTATTTTCCAGCTTAAAATTGATTTGTATTAATAGTCTGCGTGTGTTTAAACTAAATTTAATCAACCAATAAATCGGATGAAAAGACAAACTTATTTGGAAAGCTATCTTAAGCTTATAGCTTCCTGCAAAGGAAACAGCTGAACTGAAAAGGTGgccttctggaataaataaattattaattaCAACCAAAATTAATGTAAATCGTTGTCCTTTCTGTTCACCTTGTTTTCTGTttattgggtggcacggtggctcagtggttagcactgcagcctcacagcgctaggg from Stegostoma tigrinum isolate sSteTig4 chromosome 10, sSteTig4.hap1, whole genome shotgun sequence includes these protein-coding regions:
- the knl1 gene encoding kinetochore scaffold 1 isoform X1, whose product is MDENFPVCPEANAEIQEGKCKRRQSGILKVSRSPLRTLKEAETSQQMENVGKLRRSSRRVSFAETKEVKEFVTDKMMMIMQDVENGEDSQKENRPFELERDMMPQKTNYSIAGMDALLHAPLRTPLQQIEHCQHIETVSKHQSFPMSGVEIQGDLEEPVQSSEMKAAITLSKKIDFKSFLTGIDSTEPIHTPACFDSEKENANKSCSSIGKNEVPKQQKTIDFKTFLNSIKQSDADRNKMVSMASIFEEQILKPADNGILPACGTVKNVETTNNLVMKFNSNNNLDSNKTVQFLDQDNDMELTRSHTVAINHFALGNATTLHSTTVPNNVEAIGSESSTHSSFLQDKTVIFSGEDYMDMTRCHTAPIDVRKVEHLTNQNQLTSVAIQEKDKSMLSSFIPNEDKIFSDNRRCGKISQSEALVASTLTFKSMPVSSSFPSDKTIVFSEANDMDITKSHLITIDSGSLGQVRNEVKCSDKNTWRQSTSGSVSSFGKNDRTIVFAEVNDMDITESHTVMIDNGNIAQVKNETSASTKLISKWSTVGPFLSSFPSDKAMLFSEVYDVDIAKSNSVPTEYGKLRAVANRTVGSNSSFPSDRTVVFSDANDMDITKSRTVQIDSGNLGQVTNGTLAPKKLSLRHSTVESALSSFPSDKTVVFLKANDMDITKSLTVAIESENLGAVARPIAGLDKKTCIENRSASVLSSFTNDKTLVFSEANDMDITKSHPFTTDDGNFGQVTNEALAFTKMPSKQTVPESTASFQANKTIVFSEANDMDITESHTVAIESGNLRHIPNEPLESVKLTSAENTAASAQPPFSSKTTLVFSETTDMDLTKSHTVVTENENLGLVERPVVGSDKIFAENASTSALSSFPNDKTLVFSEANDMDITKSHTVTINGGDLGQVTNETLGFRKMTSKPHVSQSISSCFGDKTLVFSEANDMDITKSHTVAIESENLVAVARQNVGSDKKMSIENASVSVLSSCPNDKTLVFSEANDMDITKSHTVTINGGNLGPVVNWTEGLCTPFPRDKTLVFSDTNDMDITKSHTVPIISGSIGKVGNEDLSSPRMITKLTDADCSLLSLPRDKFTRSSEADGIDITKNRTAATECDGSVSVINESLGSVIMTSRFTAHESVLPLFTNDKIPVSEQDTPVKKIDGTSISSKYDVSSNHNLFQLELEKGQKGSGNHPSNIEFVNIKPAVENALSNINQAVHTLGTSDPLTRNMEITVLNTEGDAEKDGEHVSSLCVREKINGKEIKESAFSMGNSSDSILKGNNDLEAEEISCLVNQSSEASSEELVGHQVDGTQTGNMDDVTEFENTANKNMGHNQSRKSSLANMQSLQKLNTVTNVTYDTFSEKPPVGEKGSTNCQTWDAKSRLLKQSSLFKGTFKFNLSLGIFPPKLPSRENLYKAVNSNHQDVAKSLGDHLGSDSLLSTMYKPNKFKVDSDILRPNIDPKKTPGLQNKSQATDRDNIEKVFDQSEPSVSLKSSDMNCLSNSEQLGKEDSSTSEQDENAVSCQGLGGLKIMKSVEEKLYHKRAWNEEEKNRNSCSRKKMRNLHPEDTDSSSQKANNAAVVQWEGMDHKVMEENQLSITTKSLDNSSLDSTKGDGTSADAANSKCNLNTSLVILEESELHEKLMDGQITVREFFKLLKVQTHAQKSRQSELHVNVELDKSSTVENWLAVKFVHRPKREVYEEDSNALSAAIAELKDQLLDLDKLLSEVNPALWKNVMEMTEEELRLFRSCLNAKKSSFVKKTKAICHEQKVDLYSAQLNMFKVQCQQRSEYEAYLDDMLHKMDDCLASLDLTNLDHLSECSVDVIDDNIITQLKQTVHDRCEELKKLQAERCEVESQLAKVLNEKELQEKAANVWDLKEEFQELLEWTLCISQDEQAVYKFLYDSLELTLTFGELVSADLSPGANCKKILDINLVSALDEREAPLHSKLVHELIMTYWKSQGSWQDVYTNELQLPMLLLDVSLVVSRCRLLGDELEYLLNWGSKFDILKTEIQNMDVKCLFSSYDALSKFELTFHIKPGYPWHPMQFTFNSWFGNISSERINEVLLAVKPGPKYLTKLVKSLFLTLLIEPGAKKFRLQHSSPILGKKV